The segment ATGCTATATTAAACTGTTAACAAGTTCTGTCAAAAACGTAAGTTCTCCAGTGTCAGGGAACTCGCCAATCCTAGAGCGACAAGTCCAGAAATCTCACCAGAGACAGTTTGGGAGGGGACACTTTTGTAACCATGgcctgtgtgtgtgaaggcagaAGCCTGGTGCCAGCTTGAAAAACTCTATCCAACTCTGAGAGCTTCAAGAGGTGGCTTTTGTTTTGTGACTGTTCCTGAGTCTTGTGGAAGATGCCCGGTTGTTTCGACATTGCTCCAGTCTTGAGGAACACGTGTCTCCATAATCTGTGCCCCATAGAAATCAAGAGAATGGTCCCCATGCTAGCCATATGGATGCTGCACCtcccacatgctaggcaagtgctctaccactgagctttacCTGAAGCCTTACTAGTTTGTAAAGAAGTACTCACAGAGTCAAAGTAGTATCCGGAGTTCTCAAAACAGTGGCGGTTGTCATGCACAGAGAAAGGGAAGTTTTTgtttgctgcttgctggagaatgAGGAGAGACATGAAAAGCACATGTCAGAACTGTGAAATGTCCTCAGAACTGGGGCACAGCgatagggaagggagaggcactGGACAAAGGAAACTCTCAGTGTGGCGAATGAAGTCTATCAGCAGCACAGGAGTGAACAGCACAGGATATAGATGCGGGCATGGGCAGGGCTTCCAAACTATCCTATTACCAAACCtctgaaattggaaaaaaaaacaaaacatctctTTCAAAATGTCTTTGGAGGCAAGGATGCAAAAGTGCATATAGGCACAGAACAAAATGCTGGCAAGGACCTTTGACAGCATGGGGGCCAACCTCATCTGACTAATAAGGATGGCAGAAACCAAATCCTGGAAACCTGGCCTGATCCTAAAAATCTTGAGGCTGGGTTTCCAGAGGCCTGAAGCCTGAGTCAAGGCTTGCAGTGAGTGTGGTTGATATTGATATTAAAACCATCTGCCTCCTCCTTCACACCACAGAGGCTGGGGAGTTGCCCAGGAGCTGATGAGGGAGGCAGACCGTGGCTGTTAATGACTGAAGGTTACTGTGGAGAATCCCAGATCATTGTCTGGACAAGGAAGCAGCTGTAGTTGCAGAGGACGTGGGTCTATGACTGTGATCCTGGGTATAGCAGATAGACAGATGGGTTAGTCTTGTCAAAATGGCACCTCCTCAGAGAGCCCTGTAAATCCTATATCTGGGCCCCATACTCATCTTACCTTCTCTCGGATCTTGTAGATTGGTGGCAGCCTCTTCTCCACCTGCTCAGACAAGTATGGACAGTGGATTTCCTTCAGGGAAGTACTTGTGATGGATTCCGGTATTTTCTCGATCACACCAATGTGAGTGAACTGAAAACACAACATTTGTCTTGATTAAACCAGATACACCTGAATCTGGGTGCCAAATACGGGCTTCCTCTGTACACTAAAACAGTTTGGGCACTTTGTGCATGCTCAGGGAATGGTGGAACCCCACGTAACTTTGACGTATTCCTTCCAAATAAACATTGCAAGCCATAGGGGCCTCTTCCTATTCAAGGTCTTAGGGAGCCTGGACATGTTTCCACATTCTTGCAAAGAGTTGACTGAACTGTGTGGTCTGAGGTCTTCCTCTGGCTGAGGAGCTCTGGTATGGGAGCCTAGCATCCAGCCCATATCCTAAGGATTGAGTCTACTCTCAGCCCTAGCAGTTGCCAAGCATGCTAAACTAACTGGCCAACAGGTTTTCAGGGATCTTCCCATCTCGGCTTCTGTCTTGCCACCACTGGGATTGCAGTGGTGTGTCACCATTCCCAGCTttgtatgtgggttctggggaccaaagtCATGTCCTTACACTCTCAAGACAAGTGTTTTACCAACTAAACCATCTCCTCACCCATGTCTTCCCTTTTGAAGTATAAAGACATTGGTTGACTCTGTAATCATCTCTCCATTCTCCCAAGTTAAGATACAACTGGACATTCAGGTGGCTTTTGATTGGCATCTATGCAAGAGTATGCTAAGCAGTTGGGTTGGGAGGGTGTATTATAAATTCCTATGCACTTTGTTGGTGTGATCTCCAGCCTGTGAAGAAGTTAAAGGACTCGACAGAGTGGGCAGAAGAATGAAACACAATGAAGTGTTGTTGAGAACAGGGTCATAAGGGTCTGTTTTATGTTTAGAAATCATGGTGCTGACCATGGCATGTTATCTGGTATGAATCAACTAAGATAGGACTGACACCAGACCTCAGAGGACTGTGAGTCAGCACAAAATAACCCTGAGAGGGATCAGGTATGTGATCGGTCATAAAACTCTGCCTGGCAGAGTGTCATTTTTAGGCGGGTTCTGTGTAAATGGGCCTTTATGTCAAAGGCCTGAGTCTTTGCCTTTTCCAAGCTGCCtgtgtatttttgtttgtaaGCGCATGTGCCACTTGGCTGCATGTGGTCCGTAGGTACTAATGTGAGCCTGGGTGCCAGGAGCTCCCTACCTAGTATATGAAGTATGTCCTAATCAATTTACACCTTCCTGAATTCCCTTTGACCTTCCCAGGGGATGATGACCCTCCTCCTTTCCTGTATTAGAGTTCGAGACTCACCAATGTATAACCCAGCACCTCGGATGTGAAAAAGTAACCTGTGCACACCAAACAATATGAACTTACAAGAGCACAGTATGATAAAACAACTGCCACCAGATATGTCTTAGTGGCTACCCATGGGCTGAGAAGAAGGATGAAGCCAATGATAGCCAAACCACCAGGCAAACCCACCAGCCTTCGCGTGTGCAGATCCTTGTAAGGAGCTGCCCATAGGACTCAGTGAGTCTGTTCCTCATGAGactcgatatatatatatatatatatatatatatatatatatatatatatatatatatgtatatatatatatatgtatatatgtatatatatatatatatgtatatatatatatgtatatatgtatatatatatatatatatatgatgtaaaaaaataaattaaagaaaaatgtaggGAAACAGCCAACTCTAGTGGCTCAAGCCTATAACCCACTacacaggaggctgagacaggaagattgcaagttcaaggccttccTGGGCAACTCAGTAAGAGTCTGGgtcaaaataaagttttattttaaaaagcggGGGATAGACCTAGATGGTAGAGAGCTTTGCCTTGcatgggttcagttctcagtaccgcAAAACAAGTAGAGGGGATAACATTCTCCCAAAATCTTTACCCTACCCCTCACCCTTTAGCTCGTGAAGACTAGCATAACATCCTGATATGGATA is part of the Rattus norvegicus strain BN/NHsdMcwi chromosome 1, GRCr8, whole genome shotgun sequence genome and harbors:
- the Tex36 gene encoding testis-expressed protein 36 isoform X1, which codes for MAKGRRFNPSLHKDGRWFTHIGVIEKIPESITSTSLKEIHCPYLSEQVEKRLPPIYKIREKQAANKNFPFSVHDNRHCFENSGYYFDSIKSFKNLLLISI